GCTGTCAGCCAGTCGGCGCTTTGGTTGATCCCAGTCCCGCCCACCAAAAAACACAGCCGGAAGATGCGCCTAACAGGACTAagacgcgccgccgcctgaGGGACGTGGCGGCGATAGGacgcgatgacggcgaggtcaATAGGCAGTCAGGTCCATTGTCCCTCCCACCCCGCGTTGGCTTCTGAAGCGAAGTCCTGTTATGCTCGCCAAGTCCTGCCAGCCTCTCGGTGGCGACAAGTCGAACGATCGATCGCCTGTGCCTGCCTGGAGAAAAGTGCTGGGACCGCTAGCTCCGCCTTGGCCATCTTTGCTGCCTTTAATTAGCTGGATTGGGTTGctgccggtggcggcggcggtgtcgacATCCAAATCCCCAGCCAAAAGAATAAAATAAGATAAAAAAtccctcgacgacatccatGCGTAGCCAACACCGAAGAGCTGGACACGTCATTTTGAGGCAGTCGTTTGGCGGGAGTCCTAAATCATTACCGAGCACGTCTGCCTATGTATTCGTACGCCGGTGAGAACTTGCCTTGCCGATCAGAAGCCCTAGCTGGCAGGCGGCAGGCTGAATATGCCCGCCGGAAGGTGTCAGCGACACTGAACAGCAATGGCAACAACGCATTTGGGAACAAGACAAGGAGGTGTACCGACAGGTGGATACGTCACATCAGCCACGCTTGCTTTGTTGGACCGCGCCAGTTTGTAACATCGTTCGGCCGTCTCGATATCCATCAATGCTATTTCCTTAAGACTCTACACAATGCAACAAAAGAAGACCCAGATGCCTTTCCACTTTGGGAGCCAACATCTCAACCACATTTCCTGCGAGTGTGGTTCCCCCTTGAACGCCTTCCATGAGGGTTATTCCGTTCGTAAAGATACACTTGATCTCGACTGCCGGGCGTGCGGCCCTCTTGGTGTATAGTGTAGTCTTTCAATACCGTCCCCAGTGTTTTTGTTCTCTCCacgatctctctctcttactcCTTTCCCACGTTCGTCAGACAGACTAGAACGCctgtccttgtccttgtcccTGCCCCTGTCCTTGGTACTGAGCCGGGTAGTtttggcctcgtccgccttGTTGAGACCCCGGGGAATAGGGGCCCTGCGGCATAAACCGAGGGTCCATCATCTGGGGCCCAGGCGACTGACGACCCTGCCGCATCGCCATCGGGTTGGCATAGCCGCCTCCCTGGCTGTAACCGCCAGCTTGACCGTAGTTGCTCGTTGGCCCATAGCTACTTCCTTGGCCGTAACCAAAGTTCGGCGCGGGTCCGGCACCGTAGCCGCTGGGCTGCCCTCGAGGGGGTCCCATCTGGCCGCGAGACATGTTGCTCTGAGCATACATGCCCTGAGGGGACATGGGTTGCTGGTGATGCTGGTACTGgtactgctgctggtgctgttgTTGAGCGTACatttgttgttgttgttgttgttgttgttgttgttgttgttgttgttgttgttgttgttgctgctgctggtaggcctgctgttgctgctgtcgTTGCATCTGCTGTTGGTAGACCAAGGcctgctgttgttgttgccgcTGGTTGATGGCTTGCTGCACTGCTTGCGTGTTCATGCCCTGCTTGGCCTGCTGTCTCTCGCGCTCGCGGGCGTGGATCGCACCTACCAGGCCCGCCCCCGGTTGGCTCTGTTGGCCGTTTCGGTTGCCGGCCACAGTGATGAGGGGCGAGCCCGTCATGCGTGCCACGTGCTCTTGCTCGCGAGCCGAAAGGTGCGACGAAACCTCACCACTGCTGGCAGTGTCGAGAATCGTATTGGCACCACGAGAGCTGGGACGCTGCAGGAGGTCCACCGAAATACTGCGGGAGTGGCGAGCGAGCATCTCTGAAGAGCCTCTTCGGTTCATGGAAGGAGTAGGGGTCATTGATCGCATCGTCAGAATGTTGCCCGAAGGCGTCCGGCCGTGGGCATACATAGAAGTGGTGGCCTGGGCGGCACGCTGCTGCACAAACTGCTCTGGGCTGATGCCCTGACCGGTtgacacggcggcggcgccgggttGCCAGGCGACCTTTCTGACCGTATCCTCAGAATCCTGTCGGCTGTGTCCTTGGTCGTGCGGGGGAGGAATAGCCTCGGCCGGAGAAAAGGGTCGCTGCAGGCCCGGCACGCCACTCTGGTAGTTCAAGGGTGTCGGTGTCTTGTTCCTGGCAGGTTGACTAGCAGCGTAGTTGACCGTAGGACCAAAGTTGATGTCAGGAATGTTCATGTCTGAGTGGGGTGATTCTGCGCCACCCACAGTCTTTAAAACACCAGCTCTGGGCCGTTCGAAAGACTTCTGGGAACGCTGCGTCTCACTCGACTTGCGGCTGGCGTAGTCTGGGCTGGCAGTCGACGATGCGTCGTCGTAGTAGCTGGCGTCGCTTCTTTGTGTCTGCACTCTGTGAACCTGTTGCTCGGGCAATGGCGTACGCTGTCGGGGATCGCGGGGTTGAACCTGCTGGAAACCCGCTTGGTCGATAATGTTGTTACCCCAGCTACCGCCACTGGACGCTGATAGGGGCGTATCCTGAGGGCTCCTCAGGCTGTCCGAGCGAGCTGGAAGTGGTTTGCGTTGAAACGCAGAGTTCGTGTCGATACCGGGGAGCGGAATACCGCGGCCCTGTACGCGAGGGTCTCTAGACTGATgcgaaggaggcggcgggcccATAACTTGGGCGTTGACGCCGCGGCTCCGCATCTCTGGAGTAGGTACTCGGCCCGGTCCGCCGATAGGGGGCGTCCTAGCTCCCTCTGGCCGGGAAAAGTTGCTGAAGGACGGCTGAGGGCGAATCTGTTGCTGAGGAAAGTGAGGATGCTGGCCCTCGGCAGGACTCCTCATCTGTTGGGGACCTCTCCAATCATCAATTAGGGGAGGGCCGTTCGCATCTTGGTGATCACGGACTTCGGGATGGGGAGGCATAGGGCCCTGGAGATGAGGGCTTGGGGGCCCGAACGACTGCTGGGCAAGGGGCGATCGGGAACGCTTCTGGTTCATGGGCGGAATAGGGGGCGGCAGACCAccggaggggggaggggttgggTTAGGGGTCAGAGCTTCACGAGACAGAGTTTCGTTAGCAGTGCCTCCTACAGGATTGGCTTGAGGATGTACCAATGGGTTTGGTGGTGCAGTCGCCTCTCCGCTTCTACGCTCTGATGAGGCATCAGAAGGGCTGTCGGGAGGGATCACAAATCCTCCAGATTTTGTCAACTGGGTCAGGGTCGTGTTGGACAAGCGAGTGGTGGCCCTGCGCAGATCTGGGGAATGGTAAGGTTTGCCAGCAGGCTTGGAGTTAGGACCGTGATTGAAAGCAGGCGGCGCAGCAACAGGCTCTGGTGAGTCCATGTTCCGCACACTTCCCTCAATCTCACGCACTGGGGTGCTGCGCGCAGTGTCCTCCTCTGAGCTCTGGGTTCCTGAGCGAAGAACACCCCTGACTGGGGTAGGGCCACGTGCAGGTGAGCTGTTGTATGAGGTGTTGTGGGAGCTGTCGTAGCCACCGTCTTGGGTGCGCTGCTGCAGCGGTGTATGGCCTAGCAGGTGAGGGTCTGAAGAATTGCGAGCATGGTGTGCCTTGTTTATGCCTGCCAGCAGAGGGGGGGGCGCACGTGAAGTTGTGACGGGAGCCGTTTCTGAGCGGTTAGGCGTGCCCAAAGACATGGATCGAGACGAACGGTTGGAAACAGCATCGTCAGCAAAGCCCACTCTAGGCTTGACCGGAACAGGGCTTGAGGTGCCGTTGCCGAAGCTGAGACGGTTGCTCTTCTTGCTTCCACTTCTTTGACGAGCGCCTTGGCTCTCATCGACGGCATTCATCCGCTTACCGGTGAGCTCTTTGAGCTTCTTACGCCACTCACGCTCCGACCAGGACGAGCTCCCTTCTTCCAAGATCAGTCCGGCAACGTCGAGAATCTCGAGGTACCCGTATCTTCGATGCTTGGGCATGGCAAACATGAGGGACCTCGGGTCCAGAACACTGGCGACGAGCCTGCCGGGGCGGCCGTAGAGGCCGAAGGTATCCCACgtggggaagaggaagcgcAGCAGCATCTCGAAACCGCTCACGGCAGGGTGGGTTTCGGGCATGATAAACACGAAGCCCTCTGTCGACGAAGGCGGCTCGGAGTGGATGGTGATGTTGCCCTCGACCTTCAGCAGGGTGGACGCATCGATCAGCGATTTGGTCTGCGGGTAGATAGCGTACGACGAGTAGGCATCGGTAATTGTGGCAATAGGGCgggccttcttctgcttcttgccgtccttcttgGTATCGTAGAATCTGATGTCTCCTTTGAGGGTAGGCGTGGAGCGGTCGTAGGGCGACTTCTTGCGCATCTCCTTCTGTGCCTTTGCGTACTCCTTTTCGTCGGGCGGGGATATGACGCACCAACAGCGTCTCCAGGGAACTCCAGCGCCAAAGCGCACGCGCACCCACTCCTCCGTCTTGAACTTTGATCTATCCATGATCaagttgatgttgttgagagacttgcccttgccggcgATCAAGGCACCCGTGTAGGCCTCTTGCAGCGTCGAATGCTCGTACATGGAGAGTCTGATGCCGGCGGTCCATTGTATCAGCGAGTGGTGAGAGTTGAAATGCAGCAGGTAGCGATTTCTACCGGCAGTTGAGATGCTCAGGATGTTCTGCAGTGGCTGCTCATCGTTGGATCGTGTCGGTAGGGATTCGATCTGTTCGCCAAGGGAGGATTAAAATTAGCACTCGATCCAACCCCCTGCAGTTGCCCTCGCCATCAGCCGGCAGTCGGGTCTCGGCACGACAATCGCATATCGTCGACATACCATTTTGATGGACGCGTCCGTCAAGTTGATGAATTTTGGAAGAatctcgccgtcctcgccagcGGCGTCTAATTCGGCGGCATCCCATAGCGACAGAACAGTGCCGACAAGCTGGGCGAAGCATTCAGTCCATGTGCGGTCTGCATTGGGTTTCCCCTCTGTGACGATTGATCAGGTCAGAACTCGGTCCAAGTGTTGGTTGCGCTGCGCGCCGGCAGCTGTCACCTGCAGCCGCGAAGCCTAAtattttttcttcttccttttccttatttttattttattttagATTTGGGTAATCAAGGACTCACGGGTATTTTGGTCGTCCAACTTTAGGAAGTAGCCCTCCTGATACAGCTTGTTCGCATGGCTGTTGAGGAAGGTGAAGATGGGCTGGAGCTCGGGAATGGTATCTTCGTTGATATCCATGAGGGGCGGCTGGTATGGCATTACCATCGAAAGTGGGCGGGAGGAGCTGCGTTGTCGGCCGGTGACGGATCTGGGGCTATTTACGGGCGAGCTGTTGGCAGTTCCGTTGGCTGGCGATGACGCATATTCGGAGGGTGGACGTGCCGGCGAAGTAGGGGTTGCGGGGCGCTGGCCAAAACTGGAGGGAGGCTCTGGGAAGGGTTCCGTTTTCTGGTgcgccggcggtggtggtggttgcgACTTGAGGTTGTACGGAGGAAAAGGTGTCGTCGAGTCGTGGGGGGGTGACGAATTTGGAGTTGGTTGATTCTTGTCGGCGTCCCTGGGTGTGCCAGAAAATTGGGACATGAAGGACAGGACTATTCCCACCGAAGACGCAGATTTGGTCAGCATAATGCGCACCCGTCTAGCAGCAATGACACTGCTGGCGGAAAAATAGTATTATTGCCTGACGCCCAAGTAATTGGCCAGGACCACACGACGGGGATGTGAGAAAGTGACCGAGAGGGaatgggggaggggagggccccggcggcggaggaggtgatGGGAGGGGCGGGCTAGGAAGGGATGGAGGCTTGGgcgggacgaggacgaggatgagagCTGGGTTTAGTGGAAAGCCAGCTGTGCTGACTAGGAAGGGGATGTAGCAAGgaaataaataaataaaagGGCCTCGCATGTGTGTTTGACGTTGGCGCATGGAATTAACAATACCAGCACACTATGCGCAACTCGATGAAGGGGGAGAAGGAATATTGGGTTGCTACTGCGTAGGGGCCATAGGTAGGACTGGAACGCACGCCAGCATGCGCCGGCGCGAAAAGCCTCCTACGCACAACAAACTGCTGCAAGACAAGGCAATGCAAAGGAAAGCAAGGCAAGGGAAGGGACGcacgggggggaggggagggggaatgTGGGAGAGCAGGCAAGTACGAACCTCTATTACGACCCATCTTGCCGGCAGTGGTGGTTTCTTTGCCAAGCCAGCAACCATGCAATCAAATTACTGAGAGACACTCGACTTGCGCCGTGCACAAGACGGTCTTGGATGAGCAGGACAAGCCGGCTGACGCGGGAGGACTACGAGGATCCTGATGATTCGAGGGTTCGAGGAATGGGCAGAGATGGGGGTCCAATATGCGCTTGACTGGGGGTAATCGAGGTTTCGGAATCGAAAGTGTCTTGTCCGCAGGCAGTGAACGTGGGGTTTCGTGGAGCTTCGAATTAAATTATTGTATGGTGATGGTGGATGTAGAATGGCAGGGACTGCGTTGGGTGACTCGAAGGGAGGTAATCTCCAACTACAAGGTGAGCGAGCCGCTGGGAGAAAACAGGTCGTTGACTTCGTTGTCGTATTCGAGCGCGCGTTCGGGTCGGGTGGATTAGTGTAGTGAAACGAATGAAGGGCGCGACCGAGGACGGAACGAGAGGAATTAGGAGTCGGGCATGGGGGTGGATCTTAagtctgtctctctcttctaCAGTCGTAAGAAACAATTTCGTCTGCGGATGTGTTGcgtggaagaaggggagaggGTTGCGTAGTCGTTCACTTTGACGTAGTGTGAAGTTGGCGTGACGAAAGGGTTGGAAGAGAAACAGAACAGAGCAGAGGGGCAGGGCAGGTAAGTCAAGTAGTTTCCAAAGATGATGTATGAAATCCGAATGTGAGCGAGGACGTGTCAAATCAAAAAAAAAGGACGAGGCGTACGGGAGGCGTATTATGCAACAGGAATTCGCAACACCGCCTACCTACTTACTTACCTACGGGTCGCCTGTCTCCTCTGTAGCAGGAAAGTAGCAGTTGCCAGGTGTGGTCCCAGGATCAGAAGCCAGTCCCAAAAAGATTGGCTTGCACGACGAGGTATTAAACGTGTACAGAGTGTCCTGCAGTGAAATGGGTGTGTGGGAGTGACATGCAAAAAGTGACCTCTGACCACTGCCCACTGCCCACTACCCACCgacagcgccagcgccagagCCAACCAGGACCAGGCCTTGTCCCTAGCCGGCCAA
This sequence is a window from Colletotrichum higginsianum IMI 349063 chromosome 8, whole genome shotgun sequence. Protein-coding genes within it:
- a CDS encoding PH domain-containing protein; its protein translation is MGRNRVLSFMSQFSGTPRDADKNQPTPNSSPPHDSTTPFPPYNLKSQPPPPPAHQKTEPFPEPPSSFGQRPATPTSPARPPSEYASSPANGTANSSPVNSPRSVTGRQRSSSRPLSMVMPYQPPLMDINEDTIPELQPIFTFLNSHANKLYQEGYFLKLDDQNTQGKPNADRTWTECFAQLVGTVLSLWDAAELDAAGEDGEILPKFINLTDASIKMIESLPTRSNDEQPLQNILSISTAGRNRYLLHFNSHHSLIQWTAGIRLSMYEHSTLQEAYTGALIAGKGKSLNNINLIMDRSKFKTEEWVRVRFGAGVPWRRCWCVISPPDEKEYAKAQKEMRKKSPYDRSTPTLKGDIRFYDTKKDGKKQKKARPIATITDAYSSYAIYPQTKSLIDASTLLKVEGNITIHSEPPSSTEGFVFIMPETHPAVSGFEMLLRFLFPTWDTFGLYGRPGRLVASVLDPRSLMFAMPKHRRYGYLEILDVAGLILEEGSSSWSEREWRKKLKELTGKRMNAVDESQGARQRSGSKKSNRLSFGNGTSSPVPVKPRVGFADDAVSNRSSRSMSLGTPNRSETAPVTTSRAPPPLLAGINKAHHARNSSDPHLLGHTPLQQRTQDGGYDSSHNTSYNSSPARGPTPVRGVLRSGTQSSEEDTARSTPVREIEGSVRNMDSPEPVAAPPAFNHGPNSKPAGKPYHSPDLRRATTRLSNTTLTQLTKSGGFVIPPDSPSDASSERRSGEATAPPNPLVHPQANPVGGTANETLSREALTPNPTPPPSGGLPPPIPPMNQKRSRSPLAQQSFGPPSPHLQGPMPPHPEVRDHQDANGPPLIDDWRGPQQMRSPAEGQHPHFPQQQIRPQPSFSNFSRPEGARTPPIGGPGRVPTPEMRSRGVNAQVMGPPPPSHQSRDPRVQGRGIPLPGIDTNSAFQRKPLPARSDSLRSPQDTPLSASSGGSWGNNIIDQAGFQQVQPRDPRQRTPLPEQQVHRVQTQRSDASYYDDASSTASPDYASRKSSETQRSQKSFERPRAGVLKTVGGAESPHSDMNIPDINFGPTVNYAASQPARNKTPTPLNYQSGVPGLQRPFSPAEAIPPPHDQGHSRQDSEDTVRKVAWQPGAAAVSTGQGISPEQFVQQRAAQATTSMYAHGRTPSGNILTMRSMTPTPSMNRRGSSEMLARHSRSISVDLLQRPSSRGANTILDTASSGEVSSHLSAREQEHVARMTGSPLITVAGNRNGQQSQPGAGLVGAIHARERERQQAKQGMNTQAVQQAINQRQQQQQALVYQQQMQRQQQQQAYQQQQQQQQQQQQQQQQQQQQQQMYAQQQHQQQYQYQHHQQPMSPQGMYAQSNMSRGQMGPPRGQPSGYGAGPAPNFGYGQGSSYGPTSNYGQAGGYSQGGGYANPMAMRQGRQSPGPQMMDPRFMPQGPYSPGSQQGGRGQNYPAQYQGQGQGQGQGQAF